The Lycium ferocissimum isolate CSIRO_LF1 chromosome 10, AGI_CSIRO_Lferr_CH_V1, whole genome shotgun sequence genome window below encodes:
- the LOC132035131 gene encoding glutaredoxin-C1-like, whose translation MQYQESESSWGNHKNTTGRRRSSSSESLERVVRLASSSAVVIFSLSTCCMCHATKRPFCELGVSPTVYELDQDSNGKGMERALSKLLGNSSIVPVVFIGGELIGSMDRVMASHINGTLVPLLREAGALWL comes from the coding sequence ATGCAGTACCAAGAATCGGAGTCATCCTGGGGAAATCACAAAAACACAACGGGGAGGCGAAGATCATCTTCTTCAGAGTCTTTGGAGAGGGTGGTGAGGCTGGCATCAAGTAGTGCGGTGGTGATATTCAGCTTGAGTACGTGTTGCATGTGCCATGCAACGAAGAGGCCATTTTGTGAGTTGGGAGTGAGCCCAACGGTGTACGAGTTGGACCAAGACTCTAACGGAAAAGGGATGGAGAGAGCACTCTCCAAACTTCTTGGAAATTCATCTATTGTTCCGGTAGTGTTTATAGGAGGAGAACTAATCGGATCAATGGACAGAGTTATGGCTTCTCATATTAATGGAACTCTTGTCCCACTTCTCAGGGAAGCTGGGGCTCTCTGGCTTTAA
- the LOC132034652 gene encoding secreted RxLR effector protein 161-like: protein MYSLLCVDDMLIAANSMTEINDLKELLSKEFDKKGLGEAKKILGMEIHRKNNEVHLSQKKYIEKVLQRFGMNKCKPVTLPLAQHFRLSSLMAPQSKVEVEYMSKVPYSSAVGSVMYAMVCTRPDIAQAVSVASRFMSNPSKTHREAIKWILRYLKGSSNVGLTFCRIRNKGFSVLGYVDSDFVGDLDRRRSTTGYIFTLAGSAISWKATLQSIVVLSTTEVKYMAAAEAAKEAIWLKGLVSELRKVQREPECYSLDKKSEIS from the coding sequence ATGTATTCACTGTTATGTGTTGATGATATGCTTATTGCTGCTAATAGTATGACAGAGATAAATGATTTGAAAGAACTGCTAAGTAAGGAGTTTGACAAGAAAGGTTTAGGTGAAGCTAAGAAAATTCTTGGAATGGAGATTCACCGGAAGAACAATGAGGTACATCTTTCACAGAAGAAGTATATTGAGAAGGTACTTCAGAGGTTTGGCATGAACAAATGCAAACCCGTTACTTTACCGTTAGCTCAACATTTCAGACTTTCTTCTTTGATGGCACCACAATCAAAGGTAGAGGTGGAGTACATGTCAAAAGTTCCTTATTCTAGTGCAGTTGGTAGCGTTATGTATGCTATGGTTTGCACTCGGCCTGATATTGCTCAAGCAGTGAGTGTGGCAAGTCGATTCATGTCTAATCCGAGCAAGACACATCGAGAAGCAATTAAGTGGATATTGAGATATCTTAAAGGTTCTTCGAATGTTGGTCTAACTTTTTGTAGGATCAGAAATAAAGGCTTCTCGGTCCTTGGTTATGTGGATTCTGATTTTGTAGGTGATCTTGATAGAAGGAGATCAACAACGGGCTATATCTTTACTCTTGCAGGTAGTGCCATAAGTTGGAAGGCAACTCTCCAGTCTATAGTTGTTTTGTCCACAACAGAAGTTAAATATATGGCAGCAGCTGAAGCAGCAAAGGAGGCTATATGGTTGAAAGGATTGGTGTCAGAATTGCGTAAGGTTCAACGTGAACCAGAGTGCTATTCACTTGATAAAAAATCAGAGATTTCATGA